The Syntrophotalea acetylenivorans genome contains the following window.
ATCATTTCAGATCTTTCCGCCAACTTCAGTTACCGAGGCGCTGCTGCACCTTCTGCAGGTACTCGACACCAATCTTTTCACCCCAAACTTTATAAACCGGTGCACTCATCTCAATCAGCTTCTGCCGATCGGTCTCGGCCAGCTGAAAAAATTCGACTCCCTTGGCTTCTGCCGCGGCAATCTGCTCCTGTTGTTGATCGCGAGTACGGGCTCTACTGGCAGCACTCTCTTCAGCGATGGCTTCCATCAGGATCTGTTGCAGGTCAGCTGGCAGACGCTCAAACCAGGCCTTGTTCATCAGGTGAATAAACAACCCCTGAGCATAATCGATCTGAGTCAGGTAACGAGCCACTTCAAACTTGCGGGTCAAGTTGCAAACGATGGGAGTGTGATCAAGACCATTAATAACACCGGTCTGCAGCGCTTGAGGCACATCACCCCAGGGCATAACGGTGAACTTTAATCCCCAGGCCTTGTAGATATCCGCATTAACCGGCGCCTGTGCGATACGGAAGTTAACCTTGCGAGCATCCTCCAGGTTGCGCACCGGCTCCTTGGTCGCCCAGCCGTAAGAACCGTAACCGGTCACGTCGACAACTTTCAACCCCTGGCCCAAAGCGCTGTTGCTGAATTCGCTGAACAACTCCGGGTCGTTGCGGAAGGCATCCAATTTGTCGAAACTGTCGACCACGAAGGGCAGGTTGACAATGCCCAGGGTGTCGGCCACGTTCGCCGCCGCCACCGAAGAACAGAGCATGCCCTGAATCGCTCCGAGTTTGAGCTTACTGAGCACGGCCTTTTCCTGACCGAGCTGGGACAGGGGCCGGAAATCGACATAGAGCCGACCGCCGGAACGCTCCCAGACTTTGTCCCGCAGGCGATAACCGAAGGAGACCCCTTCGATAGCCGGGTGGGAAACATTGGACAACAGGTAAGTATATTCAGCACCGCTTGGATCAAATTTGGGTTGCCAAGCCGCCAAAGGATCCTGCTTAGCCGCCTTTTCAGCGGCGGCTGGCTTGGCCGGCTCCTGTACCTTCTCTTCGCTTTTCTTTTCGCCCGGACATCCAACCAAAGCCGCAACCATCAGCAGCCCGCCCAACAGGATACATAGTCGTTTCATTGTCTAATCCCCCTAGTAACGAAGTTAACTGAAATCGTCGATGACCTGAACGACCCTCGTCGAAATATTAAATCCTCACAAACTCAACCGTTTAGCACTATCGCAGGAGAATAACGACCGGCCGGCCGCCGGTCAAGGTTTATATTAGAAAGCGGATGCACGGAAGACCCGCAATCAATCAGTCCCCAGAGCATCCCGGACTCGCGTTAAATAATCCTGCCCGATCTTTTGCGCCCAACTATCGTAGACCGGCTGCGAAAGCTTGATGAGTTGCTGACGATCGGCCGGGGCAAGTTGAAAGACCTGAACCCCGCGATTTTGTGCTGCGACAAGCTCCTGTTCCTGCTGATCCCGGGTCAGAGCCCGTGCCTTGGCGCTTTCTTCTTTGATGGCCTGCAACAGGATGGCTTGCAGATCGTCCGGCAAACCTTCCAGCCAGCGTTTATTGAGCAAATGGATATAGAGTCCTTGAGCATAGTCGAGCCGGGTGAAATTATTGGCGAAGTTGAACTTTTTGGTGATACTGCAAACGATAGGAGTATGGTCGAGACCGGTGACCACACCGGTTTGCAGAGCCTGAGGCACATCGGGCCAGGGCATAACCGTAAATTTAAGATCCCAAGCCTTGTAACTGTCGATATTTACCGGCGCCTGAGCTACTCGAAAATTGACCCGCCGAGCCTCTTCAAGAGTTCGAACCGGCTCCTTGGTAGCCCAGCCATAGGTGCCGTATCCGGTAAAGTCCACCGCAAGGATACCCTGTCCGGCAGCAGCATCGCGGAAATCATCGAATAATGCAGGGGTATTTCGGAAAGTTTCAAGTTTTTCAAAGCTGTCGACGACAAAGGGCAAATTCACCACGCCGAGCTTGTCGGCTACGTTAACGGCCGCTACAGACGAACAGAGCATGCCTTGCACCGCACCAAGTTTGAGCTTCTTGATGACATCTTTTTCCCCTCCCAGTTGGGCCATGGGGCGAAAGTCGACGTACAAACGACCGCCAGAGCGCTTCCAGACCTTGTCGCGGATATGGTAACCGACGGCAATCCCCTCAATGGCCGGGTGGTCGACATTGGAAAGGATATAGGTATAGTCAGCTCCCTTCGGATCAAAAGAGGGTTGCCAGGCCGCCAAGGGGTCTTTCGCTACTTCCTTCGCCGCCGGTGGCGCTTCCTGTTTAGCCGACAGATCCGTTTCTTGCTTGCAGCCTGTCAAACCGCACAACACCACCAACAATCCCAGCCCCACCATCAACATCTGCCGAAAGCACTTCATTCCCACCTCCATCGATTTAAGTACAACTATTGCCACGTCATTGTGGAACAGCGCCTGGCAGCATAAAACAGCCGCCGTTATCCAGTAAAGAACATTTCATCTTTGCTTGCTGCAACCACCACCCAAGTTCGACACCACAGGGCCTATGCGCAGCTTCCTTCTGTTTAATAGCTATGCTAGCATGGGCTCTATGCAAGCCCATCGCGAGGATTTTTTCGACACCCATGTGCATCTCGACCGCCTGCCTGACGAGCTCGATCCGGCCACAGAGATCGGCTGTGCCCAGCGAAAAGGCATCGGTCGTTTTCTGCTGCCCGGCATCGAGCCGCAAAACTGGCCGGGGTTACTGGAAATAGCCACTACCCTTCCCGGCTGCCTGACGGCTCCCGGGGTTCACCCCCTGGCAGCCCACCTGTGGAACGACGACATCGCGAGCCAACTCAGGACGCTGGTCGACCGGCCACAGGTAGTCGCCATCGGGGAGATCGGCCTCGACGGCCACCTTGAGCACCCGGTGGCCGAAATCCAGGAACAGGCCCTGCGCGGCCAGTTGCGCCTGGCCCGGCAGGCTGGACTTCCGGTGCTGCTGCACTGCCGAAAGGCCAACGGCAGGCTGCTGGATATTCTGCGCCAAGAACAGGCAGCCGATTATGGCGGCATCTGGCACGCCTTTTCCGGCAGTCAGGAAACTGCCCTTGCCGCTATTAAATTAAATTTTGCCATCGCCTTCGGCGGCCCTCTGACCTGGCCCGACGCCCGCCGTGGGCCCGAAGTGCTAAAAGCCCTGCCTGCCGAATGGATCGTACTGGAGAGCGACGCGCCGGATCTGGCTCCGCACCCACATCGCGGCGAGACGAACAGACCGTCCTATCTCAGCCTGGTTGCCGAACGGGTTGCAAACTTGCGGGGCTGGAGCCTGGCGGAAACTGCTAGCATTACCACGGCCAACGCCTGCCGGGTACTAAGATTGAAGTGAGCGCATTGTTTGTCGATAATCTTAACCCTGCCAGGAGGCATAAGACCTTAAGGCAACAAGCCTTACACCACGAAGGACACGAAGATCACGAAGGAACCCAGCCCCGTCAATAGGCAGGTTGGGCCCTCTTCGTGTACTTCGTGCTCTTCGTGGTAAGAATGCCTTGTTTTTAACAAACTGATCGCTAGACTTTCGCAAGAGCTTAAGGCCTATACATTCCAAGCAATTTCCGCAATACAGCAAGATTTCGATAGTATTAATCCACACAAGGAGCCAGCTTTACAGATATGGAACATCACCGCTTTGAACGTCTAGAACTGCTGGTCGGCAGCGACGGCCTGCAACGGTTAAAAAATGCCTCCGTGGCCGTAGTCGGGGTCGGAGGGGTCGGCAGCTACACCGTCGAGGCCCTGGCCCGGGCCGGCATCGGCCGTCTCACTTTGATCGATTTCGACCGTATTGCCCTCAGCAACATCAATCGCCAGATCCATGCCCTGGAGCAGACCGTCGGCCAAACCAAGGTGGAAGCTATGGCAAAGCGCTGCCTGTCTATTAATCCGGAAATCGAAGTTCGGCCCATCGAGGCCTTTTTCAGCGCCGACACCTCTGCCGAACTGCTGGACGGCGGCTACGACTACCTGTGCGACTGCATCGACAGCATTACCGCCAAGCTGCACCTGATTGAAAGCTGCATGAACAGTTCCATCCCCGTCATCTCGGCCATGGGCGCAGCCAACAAGCTCGACCCTACCCTGATCCGGGTCGGCGACCTGGCCCGCACCCAGAAGTGCCGCATGGCGCGCATCATGCGCAAAGAACTGGGCCGAAGGGGCATCCGCCGGGGGGTGAAGGTGGTCTACTCCCTGGAAGAATTCCGTCCCCTCGCCGCAGAGATGCCGCAAGGGGATGGCACAGACGACGACCATCGGCCACGCGTCACCCTCGGCAGCTCTTCCTACATTCCGCCCATATTCGGCCTGACCATGGCCGGCGAAGTGATTCAAGAACTGCTCGGCGGGGATCAGACGTGACCGCCACCTTTGCCTGGCAATGCGGATTTCTGGCGTTGATAGGCCTGCTGGCCGGATTCATCAATGTTCTGGCCGGCGGGGGTTCCTTGTTGACCCTGCCGACGTTGATCTTTCTCGGCCTGCCCGCGGCCACCGCCAACGGCACCAACCGCATTGCTATTCTCAGCCAGAACATCTTTGCCGCCTCCTCCTTTCGTCGTCACGGCGTACTTCCTCTTCGCCTCGCCCTGCTCTGCACCGTCCCGGCCCTGGCAGGCAGTTATTTTGGCGCCAACCTGGCCATAACCATCGACGAGCAACTCTTCCAGCGCCTGCTGGCCGTCATCATGATCGGTGTCCTGGTTTTTAACACCCTCGACCCCATGAAACGCTGGCGCTGCGCAGAGCTACATCTCAATCGCTGGCGCATTGCCGCATTGCTGCTCTGTTTTTTTGCCATCGGCGTTTATGGCGGTTTCGTTCAGGCCGGTGTGGGCTTTCTGATCATCAGCGCCCTGCTGGCCCAAGGCCTTGACCTGGTACGAATCAATGCGATCAAGGTATTCGTTGTCGGCATTTTCACTCTCGTCGCCCTGGCGGTCTTCATTCAACACCAGCAAGTCAACTTCGGTCTTGGTCTGGCCCTGGCCGCCGGAAACTCCATCGGCGGCACCATCGCCACCCGCATGGCGATAAACAAAGGGCACGATTGGATTAAAAATGTCGTCTCCCTTACCATCTTATGCTTTGCCATCAAACTACTGCTTGCCTAATTCGTTCAGCACCCTTCAAATTCACTCGTAAAAACAAGGCAGTAACAAAAAATTATTCCCCACCGACCTTTGCATTCCCAACATCTCTGGTATAATCGACAACAATTTGACCAATCGACACTTACGACCGCCAAAAAACTATAATCTTTTTTAGAACGATATTTGATATTTTTCACCAAACAGGGGAGCGCAGCTCAAACCATTCCCTCCAGGTGACATTGGGGACAAATATCAAAACCGTGAAACACCCGGAAAAACACTGAAGAAAAAAACATCCTGTCAACCAAGAGGAAGGGGCATAGCCAATAATTTTAAACCCTTCCACCCCTTGCCGGATGACACCTGTTGATATCCGGCGTACTGACATTGGCCCCTGGACATACCGGAGACAGCATAACAACTGTTCTATTTTGGCGCTTTTTGTATTTTTTGCGCACATTTTGCACCAGCAGCCTTTTTGAAAAACATGGAACTTTGGCGTCTTTTTGACAAAATACCCTAGGGTTTCAAGTAGATATGCCCATTGCAACAATTCTGGGCACATGGCACCGAAATTGCCCTTGTTAAAACAGCTGTTTATTTATAAAATGCAAAGCAATCTTTTCCCGAAAGGAGGTGCGCTACCCAAACAGGCAAACTCCGTAAAATGACCAACCGGTTCCCGTGTCACACCCCGGCCGGGAACCCGCGACTTTTGGTATGAACTGATCTCGACTAGCTGCCGTACCCGGGAAAAAGATGCCCCCCAAGCTCTTTTTCTGGTAGTTCAGCAGAACAGTTCCCCACCCGAGAGTCGGCAAAGAGAGAAAAAGATGGAGGTTTTTGGACCGGACTTCGAAAGAAGTTCTGCAGGCGACCCATCCCACCGCTTGCACATTCGACAAACCGTGTATATCTATGTAATCAGGAGGCTACACAAGATGAGATTTACTAAGATTTCTGTACTGGCCCTTTTGGCGGCCATGATGTTCTTCGCATCCACCGCATCCGCAGCCATCGTAATCGGCGGCGCAGACGGCTGGTCCTTCAGCACCGACGGTATGGTTAACCTGTTCGCCACCTATCAGAGCGCCGACGATACCCCTGCCGGTGTCAATACTGGCTACGCCATTGACCAGGACGGTTTCCGTATCAAAAACGGTTTCTTGCCGAACATCCTGGCCTTCAACATCAAAGCCCCGACCATGAAGGGCCTGGACATGGGCGCCCGCGTTGGCTTCTACCCCGGGTCCGCCCACGAAAATGGCAAGAACGCCCGTTTCGACAGCCAAATCGACCTGCGTGAAGTCTTCTTCACCATCGACGGCGACTTCGGTCAATTCATGATCGGTAAAGGCCTGAGCTTGTTCATGGGCCAGAACCTGCTTACCGAGCAAACCCTGATGGGCGCCGGCCGCCTCGGCACCGCCCTCAACGCCGGACTGGGTGTAACCCTCGGCCGCATCGGCTACGGCTACCTCTACCCCAACTTCAATGCCCAGATTCGCTATACCACCCCCGACATGGGCGGTTTTAAGGCAGCTGTTGCCCTCTATGACCCTAGCGTTATCAATGGTGGCGGCGGCGGACAAAATGCCGATGGCACCCTGGTTACCACTGTGTCTGCCAGCGAAACCAAACTTCCCCGCGTGGAAGGTGAACTGTCCTACGCCGGTACCTACGGCAACGGCAACACCCTCAAGCTTTACACCAACGGCATGTGGCAAGAAGCCGACTTCACTACCGCATTAGCAGATGGCACTGACGACGTCACCGCATGGGGCGTCAGCGGCGGCTTCGTAACCGGCATGGGTGGATTCGAACTGTCCGGCTCCATATTCACCGGTGAAGCCCTCGGTACTGCCACCATGCTTGACACCGACTCCCTTGACGCAGCCGGCGAAGAACGCGAAACCTGGGGCTACATCGCCCAGCTGACCTACACCATGGCCAACGAAGGCAAGACCAAGTTCGGTGTCAGCTACGGCGCCAACGAAATGGACGAAACCGACGCTGATAAAACCGATCGACTAGATAACGACGCTGCCTTCCTCGAGTCCCAGTCCATGCTGACCTTCATGGTCACCCAGGACATCACCTCCAACCTCAAGCTCGTAGGCGAAATCAGCTTCTTGGAGCATGAGTGGCAGAACGGCAAAGACTGGAACGCTGAAATGTTCTCCGTCGGCACCTTCTTCCTCTGGTAAACAACACTGCTGATATTTGAAGCAGAAGGGGACTTGCAAGCAGGAAATCAGCTGTTACCATGAAACCATGCTTACTGTAATTCCGACAGTTTGAATCAAAAGTCTCGAACGAAAGGATGACCATCATGCGTAAACTGGTTGCACTGACAACATTGGTTCTGGCCCTCGCGGCATTTGGTTGC
Protein-coding sequences here:
- a CDS encoding TRAP transporter substrate-binding protein, giving the protein MKRLCILLGGLLMVAALVGCPGEKKSEEKVQEPAKPAAAEKAAKQDPLAAWQPKFDPSGAEYTYLLSNVSHPAIEGVSFGYRLRDKVWERSGGRLYVDFRPLSQLGQEKAVLSKLKLGAIQGMLCSSVAAANVADTLGIVNLPFVVDSFDKLDAFRNDPELFSEFSNSALGQGLKVVDVTGYGSYGWATKEPVRNLEDARKVNFRIAQAPVNADIYKAWGLKFTVMPWGDVPQALQTGVINGLDHTPIVCNLTRKFEVARYLTQIDYAQGLFIHLMNKAWFERLPADLQQILMEAIAEESAASRARTRDQQQEQIAAAEAKGVEFFQLAETDRQKLIEMSAPVYKVWGEKIGVEYLQKVQQRLGN
- a CDS encoding TRAP transporter substrate-binding protein; translation: MKCFRQMLMVGLGLLVVLCGLTGCKQETDLSAKQEAPPAAKEVAKDPLAAWQPSFDPKGADYTYILSNVDHPAIEGIAVGYHIRDKVWKRSGGRLYVDFRPMAQLGGEKDVIKKLKLGAVQGMLCSSVAAVNVADKLGVVNLPFVVDSFEKLETFRNTPALFDDFRDAAAGQGILAVDFTGYGTYGWATKEPVRTLEEARRVNFRVAQAPVNIDSYKAWDLKFTVMPWPDVPQALQTGVVTGLDHTPIVCSITKKFNFANNFTRLDYAQGLYIHLLNKRWLEGLPDDLQAILLQAIKEESAKARALTRDQQEQELVAAQNRGVQVFQLAPADRQQLIKLSQPVYDSWAQKIGQDYLTRVRDALGTD
- a CDS encoding TatD family hydrolase, yielding MQAHREDFFDTHVHLDRLPDELDPATEIGCAQRKGIGRFLLPGIEPQNWPGLLEIATTLPGCLTAPGVHPLAAHLWNDDIASQLRTLVDRPQVVAIGEIGLDGHLEHPVAEIQEQALRGQLRLARQAGLPVLLHCRKANGRLLDILRQEQAADYGGIWHAFSGSQETALAAIKLNFAIAFGGPLTWPDARRGPEVLKALPAEWIVLESDAPDLAPHPHRGETNRPSYLSLVAERVANLRGWSLAETASITTANACRVLRLK
- a CDS encoding tRNA threonylcarbamoyladenosine dehydratase — translated: MEHHRFERLELLVGSDGLQRLKNASVAVVGVGGVGSYTVEALARAGIGRLTLIDFDRIALSNINRQIHALEQTVGQTKVEAMAKRCLSINPEIEVRPIEAFFSADTSAELLDGGYDYLCDCIDSITAKLHLIESCMNSSIPVISAMGAANKLDPTLIRVGDLARTQKCRMARIMRKELGRRGIRRGVKVVYSLEEFRPLAAEMPQGDGTDDDHRPRVTLGSSSYIPPIFGLTMAGEVIQELLGGDQT
- a CDS encoding sulfite exporter TauE/SafE family protein — encoded protein: MTATFAWQCGFLALIGLLAGFINVLAGGGSLLTLPTLIFLGLPAATANGTNRIAILSQNIFAASSFRRHGVLPLRLALLCTVPALAGSYFGANLAITIDEQLFQRLLAVIMIGVLVFNTLDPMKRWRCAELHLNRWRIAALLLCFFAIGVYGGFVQAGVGFLIISALLAQGLDLVRINAIKVFVVGIFTLVALAVFIQHQQVNFGLGLALAAGNSIGGTIATRMAINKGHDWIKNVVSLTILCFAIKLLLA
- a CDS encoding histidine kinase, with translation MRFTKISVLALLAAMMFFASTASAAIVIGGADGWSFSTDGMVNLFATYQSADDTPAGVNTGYAIDQDGFRIKNGFLPNILAFNIKAPTMKGLDMGARVGFYPGSAHENGKNARFDSQIDLREVFFTIDGDFGQFMIGKGLSLFMGQNLLTEQTLMGAGRLGTALNAGLGVTLGRIGYGYLYPNFNAQIRYTTPDMGGFKAAVALYDPSVINGGGGGQNADGTLVTTVSASETKLPRVEGELSYAGTYGNGNTLKLYTNGMWQEADFTTALADGTDDVTAWGVSGGFVTGMGGFELSGSIFTGEALGTATMLDTDSLDAAGEERETWGYIAQLTYTMANEGKTKFGVSYGANEMDETDADKTDRLDNDAAFLESQSMLTFMVTQDITSNLKLVGEISFLEHEWQNGKDWNAEMFSVGTFFLW